The following are encoded together in the Terriglobales bacterium genome:
- a CDS encoding nucleotide sugar dehydrogenase, with protein MSRIQARSAKVGVVGLGYVGLPLGLLFSGQRFAVTGFDIDENKVKTLSNGGTYIYRIPAEQVQAARRQGFSATSDYSRIGDMDAVIICVPTPLTEYREPDLSYVRSTAEAIAPFLRAGQLVILESTTYPGTTEELLIPILESQNRAGLKVAASGKESGQVFFTAFSPERENPGSDFDRKDIPKVVGGCSPRATDLAVALYGTIFRRTVPVSSMRVAEMTKLLENIYRCVNIALVNELKLLCLRMGIDIWEVIEAASTKPFGFQPFYPGPGLGGHCIPLDPFYLSWKAKEYDFHTKFIELAGEVNTAMPYHVIEAVSRALNQHKKAMNGSRILVLGMSYKKDIDDLRESPAIVIIEELQKTGAQVAYNDPFFPTVGRGRHYKLNMTCTPLEQVPEFDCVLIVTDHSTYDYKKIVSEAKLVVDTRNATRGMDSPKIVRC; from the coding sequence ATGTCCCGCATTCAGGCCCGTTCCGCCAAGGTCGGGGTCGTGGGCCTGGGTTATGTCGGTCTCCCCTTGGGCCTGCTGTTCAGCGGGCAGAGATTCGCGGTCACCGGGTTTGACATTGACGAGAATAAGGTCAAGACGCTCAGCAACGGCGGCACCTACATCTATCGCATCCCTGCCGAGCAGGTGCAGGCGGCGCGTCGCCAGGGCTTCTCCGCCACCAGCGACTACTCTCGCATCGGGGACATGGACGCGGTCATCATTTGCGTGCCGACTCCGCTGACCGAGTACCGCGAACCCGATCTGAGCTACGTCCGTTCGACCGCCGAGGCTATTGCCCCGTTCCTTCGCGCAGGACAACTCGTGATCCTGGAGAGCACGACCTATCCCGGTACCACGGAGGAGTTGCTCATCCCCATCCTCGAGAGCCAGAACCGCGCCGGCCTGAAGGTGGCTGCTTCCGGGAAGGAGTCCGGGCAGGTCTTTTTCACCGCCTTCTCTCCGGAGCGGGAGAATCCTGGAAGCGACTTCGATCGCAAGGACATCCCCAAGGTGGTCGGCGGCTGCTCTCCTCGGGCCACGGATCTGGCCGTGGCCCTGTACGGCACCATCTTCCGGCGCACGGTCCCGGTGTCCTCCATGCGCGTCGCCGAGATGACCAAGCTGCTGGAGAACATCTACCGCTGCGTCAATATCGCCCTGGTCAACGAGCTGAAGTTGCTCTGCCTCCGCATGGGCATCGATATCTGGGAAGTCATCGAAGCGGCTTCGACCAAGCCTTTCGGATTCCAGCCCTTCTACCCCGGCCCCGGCCTGGGAGGCCACTGCATCCCGCTGGACCCGTTCTACCTGTCCTGGAAGGCCAAGGAATACGACTTTCATACCAAGTTCATCGAGCTGGCAGGAGAAGTGAATACTGCCATGCCCTACCACGTCATCGAGGCCGTCTCCCGCGCCCTCAATCAGCATAAGAAGGCGATGAACGGTTCCCGGATCCTGGTGCTGGGGATGTCTTACAAGAAGGACATCGACGACCTGCGCGAATCGCCCGCGATCGTGATCATCGAGGAGTTGCAAAAGACCGGCGCCCAGGTCGCCTACAACGATCCTTTCTTCCCGACGGTCGGGCGTGGACGCCATTACAAGCTCAACATGACCTGCACGCCGCTGGAGCAGGTGCCGGAATTCGACTGCGTCCTGATCGTCACCGACCACTCGACCTACGATTACAAAAAGATCGTCAGCGAAGCCAAGCTGGTGGTCGATACCAGGAACGCCACCAGGGGCATGGATTCTCCGAAGATCGTGCGCTGCTGA
- a CDS encoding PilZ domain-containing protein, translated as MNLAMTNGGPMYQAQAERRSEQRFPLRLPIIVKSFEGGLKEETSQTRDVSARGAFFFLQNRLPEGATIEMTLTLPSEITLTESIKVRCKGKVVRLLDEIEAGKIGTAVVIEQYDFAHEAHDA; from the coding sequence ATGAATCTGGCCATGACAAATGGAGGGCCGATGTACCAGGCTCAAGCAGAAAGGCGCTCGGAACAGCGCTTCCCACTTCGTTTGCCCATTATCGTTAAGTCTTTTGAAGGCGGTCTCAAGGAAGAGACATCGCAGACCCGGGATGTAAGCGCACGGGGAGCTTTCTTTTTTCTGCAAAACCGCCTGCCCGAAGGCGCCACCATCGAGATGACGCTGACCCTGCCCTCCGAGATCACGCTCACGGAAAGCATCAAAGTCCGCTGCAAGGGCAAGGTGGTGCGCTTGCTCGACGAGATAGAGGCGGGCAAGATCGGCACCGCGGTGGTCATCGAACAGTACGATTTCGCCCACGAAGCGCACGACGCCTGA